The proteins below are encoded in one region of Phaseolus vulgaris cultivar G19833 chromosome 1, P. vulgaris v2.0, whole genome shotgun sequence:
- the LOC137814808 gene encoding polygalacturonase At1g48100-like isoform X1, translating to MKHSPILPLALSIFFLTLCLLVQARHHSHTKHKHSHSHKSSKHSNPAPPSPPHNENNNNASGVLDVRTFGAIGDGKTDDTESFKMAWDTACQSESAVNAILVPQGFSFLIQSTIFTGPCQSLMVLKVDGTLMPPDGPESWPKNNSRHQWLVFYRINGMSMEGSGLIDGRGEKWWDLPCKPHKGPNGTTLPGPCDSPIAIRFFMSSNLTVQGLRVKNSPQFHFRFDGCKNVHIESIYITAPKLSPNTDGIHIENTNDVKIYNSVISNGDDCVSIGSGCNDVDIKNITCGPGHGISIGSLGNHNSRACVSNIMVRDSLIKVTENGVRIKTWQGGSGSVSGVTFNNIHMVSVRNPIIIDQFYCLTKDCTNKTSAVSVSNIVYTNIKGTYDIRSPPMRFSCSDSVPCTNLTLSEIELLPAQGDIVHDPFCWNAYGDLETLTIPPVSCLLEGTPQSVLDFDITRC from the exons ATGAAGCATTCTCCTATTTTACCACTAGCATTGTCTATATTTTTCCTTACTTTATGTCTTCTGGTCCAAGCTAGGCATCATTCTCATACAAAACACAAGCACTCACATTCTCATAAGTCTTCTAAACATTCAAATCCTGCACCTCCTAGCCCTCCTCATAATGAGAACAATAACAATGCTTCTGGCGTTTTGGATGTACGAACATTTGGAGCAATAGGAGATGGAAAAACAGATGATACAGAGTCATTTAAGATGGCATGGGACACTGCTTGCCAAAGTGAATCAGCAGTTAATGCTATTCTTGTACCTCAAGGTTTCTCTTTCCTCATTCAGTCCACTATCTTCACTGGTCCTTGTCAAAGTCTCATGGTGTTGAAG GTTGATGGCACTCTTATGCCACCTGATGGACCCGAATCTTGGCCAAAGAACAACAGTAGGCACCAATGGTTGGTGTTTTATAGAATCAATGGAATGTCAATGGAAGGAAGTGGTTTAATAGATGGGAGAGGAGAAAAATGGTGGGACCTTCCCTGTAAGCCTCACAAG GGACCTAATGGGACAACACTCCCTGGACCCTGTGATAGCCCAATT GCCATAAGGTTTTTTATGAGCTCCAACTTAACTGTGCAAGGACTAAGGGTAAAGAACAGCCCCCAGTTCCATTTCAGATTTGATGGCTGCAAAAACGTCCACATTGAATCAATCTACATAACAGCTCCAAAACTTAGCCCCAATACTGATGGAATTCACATAGAAAATACAAATGACGTGAAGATATACAATTCTGTTATTTCTAATG GTGATGATTGTGTTTCCATTGGATCCGGCTGCAATGATGTCGATATTAAGAACATTACATGTGGCCCTGGTCATGGAATTAG CATTGGTAGTCTGGGGAATCACAACTCTCGAGCCTGTGTTTCAAACATTATGGTGAGAGACTCGCTTATAAAAGTGACAGAAAATGGGGTTAGGATCAAGACTTGGCAAGGTGGATCAGGATCAGTGTCTGGAGTGACATTCAACAATATTCATATGGTTAGTGTAAGAAATCCCATCATAATCGACCAATTCTACTGCCTCACTAAGGATTGCACCAACAAGACCTCTGCAGTATCTGTATCAAATATTGTTTACACAAACATAAAGGGGACTTATGATATAAGGAGCCCGCCTATGCGTTTTTCTTGCAGTGACTCTGTCCCATGCACCAACTTAACACTCTCAGAAATTGAGCTTCTTCCAGCTCAAGGAGACATAGTGCATGACCCTTTCTGTTGGAATGCATATGGAGATTTGGAGACACTAACCATTCCACCAGTCTCATGCTTGCTCGAGGGCACTCCTCAATCCGTGTTAGACTTTGACATAACTCGTTGCTGA
- the LOC137814808 gene encoding polygalacturonase At1g48100-like isoform X2: MKHSPILPLALSIFFLTLCLLVQARHHSHTKHKHSHSHKSSKHSNPAPPSPPHNENNNNASGVLDVRTFGAIGDGKTDDTESFKMAWDTACQSESAVNAILVPQGFSFLIQSTIFTGPCQSLMVLKVDGTLMPPDGPESWPKNNSRHQWLVFYRINGMSMEGSGLIDGRGEKWWDLPCKPHKAIRFFMSSNLTVQGLRVKNSPQFHFRFDGCKNVHIESIYITAPKLSPNTDGIHIENTNDVKIYNSVISNGDDCVSIGSGCNDVDIKNITCGPGHGISIGSLGNHNSRACVSNIMVRDSLIKVTENGVRIKTWQGGSGSVSGVTFNNIHMVSVRNPIIIDQFYCLTKDCTNKTSAVSVSNIVYTNIKGTYDIRSPPMRFSCSDSVPCTNLTLSEIELLPAQGDIVHDPFCWNAYGDLETLTIPPVSCLLEGTPQSVLDFDITRC; encoded by the exons ATGAAGCATTCTCCTATTTTACCACTAGCATTGTCTATATTTTTCCTTACTTTATGTCTTCTGGTCCAAGCTAGGCATCATTCTCATACAAAACACAAGCACTCACATTCTCATAAGTCTTCTAAACATTCAAATCCTGCACCTCCTAGCCCTCCTCATAATGAGAACAATAACAATGCTTCTGGCGTTTTGGATGTACGAACATTTGGAGCAATAGGAGATGGAAAAACAGATGATACAGAGTCATTTAAGATGGCATGGGACACTGCTTGCCAAAGTGAATCAGCAGTTAATGCTATTCTTGTACCTCAAGGTTTCTCTTTCCTCATTCAGTCCACTATCTTCACTGGTCCTTGTCAAAGTCTCATGGTGTTGAAG GTTGATGGCACTCTTATGCCACCTGATGGACCCGAATCTTGGCCAAAGAACAACAGTAGGCACCAATGGTTGGTGTTTTATAGAATCAATGGAATGTCAATGGAAGGAAGTGGTTTAATAGATGGGAGAGGAGAAAAATGGTGGGACCTTCCCTGTAAGCCTCACAAG GCCATAAGGTTTTTTATGAGCTCCAACTTAACTGTGCAAGGACTAAGGGTAAAGAACAGCCCCCAGTTCCATTTCAGATTTGATGGCTGCAAAAACGTCCACATTGAATCAATCTACATAACAGCTCCAAAACTTAGCCCCAATACTGATGGAATTCACATAGAAAATACAAATGACGTGAAGATATACAATTCTGTTATTTCTAATG GTGATGATTGTGTTTCCATTGGATCCGGCTGCAATGATGTCGATATTAAGAACATTACATGTGGCCCTGGTCATGGAATTAG CATTGGTAGTCTGGGGAATCACAACTCTCGAGCCTGTGTTTCAAACATTATGGTGAGAGACTCGCTTATAAAAGTGACAGAAAATGGGGTTAGGATCAAGACTTGGCAAGGTGGATCAGGATCAGTGTCTGGAGTGACATTCAACAATATTCATATGGTTAGTGTAAGAAATCCCATCATAATCGACCAATTCTACTGCCTCACTAAGGATTGCACCAACAAGACCTCTGCAGTATCTGTATCAAATATTGTTTACACAAACATAAAGGGGACTTATGATATAAGGAGCCCGCCTATGCGTTTTTCTTGCAGTGACTCTGTCCCATGCACCAACTTAACACTCTCAGAAATTGAGCTTCTTCCAGCTCAAGGAGACATAGTGCATGACCCTTTCTGTTGGAATGCATATGGAGATTTGGAGACACTAACCATTCCACCAGTCTCATGCTTGCTCGAGGGCACTCCTCAATCCGTGTTAGACTTTGACATAACTCGTTGCTGA